One Bdellovibrio bacteriovorus str. Tiberius DNA segment encodes these proteins:
- a CDS encoding C45 family autoproteolytic acyltransferase/hydolase — protein sequence MKRLFILALLLPGSAFADCVLKNELQGQKHFVCQAPGTSKSVHVLDLKGGFSETAYFHGYFLKKEIEAGVLKGVQVRTERAFSALDKKSQDQLLLIKKCVIDNYRASVSDEFKSGLKNLHRGLEDAGSQVSWSAFEETNYMVEFSIFADSMQRQMDESPRKGAMKVFASCAPYFIGNTLAKPFKLLVQGLRSIKMGCTGISASASSSRDGALVHGRNFDTGLLGFYEPEQVIVINRQKNGTTSVGLGSAGLHYAGGISGINNHGLSVSLHELQTEGTQIRYDRGESDIAPYLLHSVLLKARTLNEAIAMIQTRKGFGAWTFFISDAKTDESASIELSGDTVVVARRAQNKFLGQSNHFLGGKTSQEGYEYSLNKTLETRARLTHVERTLNEDFGKIDAQWVINRLSGHSDELVGARSFGRTTTKLYTAATHVMQPGRMQWWMSVAETYPTNRSHFVGFRLLGPGQKAPVEILGTTKAWEDPTKPAWYDSMKYYVKAYLANEQDHSTITGLDRTLALLETASATAAQDGVFEFPYEFMWARIKVLRAAKNIMNGQRDMAYSDLAEAQERLNTISARLGSGLHDYENFQLDLWRFRAETLKPQAKQSRAAQGAFRQEAQGLLQGLISKYPRQSELYDLQWSLGEEAQLYIVLDAEIRLGTVE from the coding sequence ATGAAGCGTCTTTTTATCCTGGCTCTTTTACTTCCCGGCTCTGCCTTTGCGGACTGTGTTCTTAAGAATGAACTGCAAGGCCAAAAGCATTTTGTCTGTCAGGCCCCGGGCACTTCGAAATCGGTGCACGTGCTGGATCTGAAGGGTGGTTTTTCCGAGACCGCTTATTTCCACGGCTATTTCCTGAAAAAAGAAATCGAGGCCGGTGTTTTGAAGGGCGTTCAGGTCAGAACCGAACGTGCTTTTTCTGCCCTGGACAAAAAGTCTCAGGATCAGCTTTTGTTGATTAAAAAATGTGTGATCGACAACTATCGCGCCAGCGTTTCTGATGAATTTAAATCCGGCCTTAAAAACCTGCACCGAGGATTGGAAGATGCCGGAAGCCAGGTGTCCTGGAGCGCGTTTGAAGAAACCAACTACATGGTGGAATTCTCTATCTTTGCTGATTCCATGCAAAGACAGATGGATGAAAGCCCCCGCAAAGGAGCCATGAAGGTTTTTGCCTCCTGTGCGCCTTACTTTATCGGGAACACTCTGGCCAAGCCCTTTAAGTTGCTGGTTCAGGGTTTGAGGTCCATTAAAATGGGTTGTACAGGGATCAGTGCATCAGCTAGCAGCTCCAGGGATGGGGCCCTTGTTCATGGTCGCAACTTCGACACGGGCCTTCTGGGTTTCTATGAACCTGAACAGGTCATCGTGATCAATCGCCAGAAAAACGGAACCACGTCTGTGGGGCTGGGATCTGCGGGGCTGCACTATGCCGGCGGCATCAGCGGTATCAACAACCACGGTCTGTCTGTGAGCTTGCATGAACTGCAAACCGAGGGCACCCAGATTCGCTATGATCGTGGTGAATCCGACATCGCCCCTTACCTGCTGCATTCTGTTCTGTTGAAAGCACGCACCCTTAATGAGGCTATTGCCATGATCCAGACCCGCAAGGGCTTTGGAGCGTGGACGTTCTTTATCTCTGACGCCAAAACCGACGAATCCGCTTCCATTGAATTGAGTGGCGACACTGTGGTGGTGGCTCGTCGCGCGCAAAACAAATTCCTGGGTCAGAGCAATCACTTCCTGGGTGGCAAAACCAGTCAGGAAGGTTATGAATACAGCCTGAACAAAACCCTGGAAACCCGCGCGCGTCTGACACATGTCGAACGCACCCTGAATGAAGACTTCGGAAAAATTGATGCTCAATGGGTGATCAATCGCTTAAGTGGTCACAGCGACGAGCTGGTGGGTGCAAGATCCTTTGGTCGCACCACCACGAAACTTTACACCGCCGCGACCCATGTAATGCAGCCAGGCCGCATGCAGTGGTGGATGAGTGTGGCAGAAACCTACCCGACCAACCGTTCACACTTTGTCGGCTTCCGCCTGCTGGGTCCGGGACAAAAAGCTCCGGTAGAAATTCTGGGAACCACCAAAGCGTGGGAAGATCCAACGAAACCTGCCTGGTATGACTCTATGAAATACTATGTGAAGGCCTATCTCGCCAATGAACAGGATCACAGCACGATCACAGGTCTGGATCGCACCCTGGCCTTGCTGGAAACAGCGTCTGCGACCGCAGCTCAAGATGGCGTTTTTGAATTCCCGTACGAATTCATGTGGGCGCGAATCAAGGTTTTGCGTGCAGCCAAAAATATTATGAACGGCCAGCGTGACATGGCTTATAGCGATCTGGCTGAAGCTCAAGAGCGTCTGAACACGATCTCGGCCCGCCTGGGTTCAGGACTTCATGACTATGAAAACTTTCAGCTGGATCTGTGGCGATTCCGCGCAGAGACCCTGAAGCCTCAGGCAAAACAATCCCGTGCCGCTCAGGGTGCTTTCCGTCAGGAAGCTCAAGGATTGTTGCAAGGTTTGATTTCCAAATACCCCCGCCAAAGTGAACTTTATGATTTGCAGTGGAGTCTGGGCGAAGAGGCGCAATTATACATTGTCCTTGATGCCGAGATCCGCCTGGGAACTGTGGAATAA